From a single Thermodesulfobacteriota bacterium genomic region:
- a CDS encoding carboxypeptidase-like regulatory domain-containing protein: MRALRCAACLLAAGALASAAAADLTVSGSVVTGPDRTPVAGVQVDLEVRGRLAPGAARTDAAGRFEARVPLPAGSIPPSMAVTARYVKDGFDPLQAVEPCASGPGPGARCTLRPAELVATAGLAALTEEELRILAPLRSAEGSTLYLLEYQVLPPGPSAPRIDPHSFAVSLRMAIATAMDDLYSDPALADYDPLDAAGLVAVPSPVTAASPEKAKAVGERLNALGVVSGTGLLRAGDGEPASVTMTSNLVLMPTGEERSRSLLVRDPELPATLLSSGELSLRLSPVWNQSAFLAVCRREFARARAQGDRGGLERLRAYLIAERSRAGPGQGMQRADLDRLLRRVEQELGP; encoded by the coding sequence ATGAGAGCGCTCCGTTGCGCGGCGTGCCTCCTGGCCGCCGGGGCGCTGGCCTCGGCTGCTGCTGCGGACCTCACGGTTTCCGGCTCGGTGGTCACGGGGCCCGACCGCACTCCCGTGGCCGGCGTCCAGGTGGACCTGGAAGTTCGGGGGCGCCTCGCGCCGGGCGCCGCGCGCACCGATGCGGCGGGCCGGTTCGAGGCTCGGGTGCCCCTGCCTGCGGGGTCCATCCCCCCCTCGATGGCGGTCACGGCCCGATACGTCAAGGACGGGTTCGACCCGCTCCAGGCGGTGGAACCCTGCGCATCGGGCCCGGGACCCGGGGCGCGGTGCACCCTGCGGCCCGCCGAGCTGGTCGCCACGGCGGGGCTCGCGGCACTCACCGAGGAAGAGCTCCGGATCTTGGCCCCCCTGCGGAGCGCAGAGGGGAGCACCCTCTATCTCCTGGAGTACCAGGTGCTTCCGCCGGGACCCTCCGCGCCCCGGATCGACCCGCACTCGTTCGCGGTCTCGCTCCGGATGGCCATTGCCACGGCCATGGACGATCTGTACTCCGACCCGGCCCTCGCCGACTACGATCCCCTCGACGCGGCGGGCCTCGTGGCCGTGCCGTCCCCCGTCACGGCGGCCAGCCCGGAAAAGGCCAAGGCCGTGGGAGAGCGCCTGAACGCCCTGGGGGTGGTGAGCGGAACGGGCCTGCTGCGAGCGGGCGACGGTGAGCCGGCGTCGGTGACCATGACCTCGAATCTCGTCCTCATGCCGACGGGAGAGGAGCGCTCCCGCTCCCTGCTGGTGCGCGATCCGGAGCTTCCCGCCACCCTTTTGAGCTCCGGCGAGCTCTCCCTGCGCCTCAGTCCGGTCTGGAACCAGAGCGCCTTCCTGGCCGTGTGCAGGCGGGAGTTTGCCCGGGCCCGCGCCCAGGGGGACCGGGGAGGGCTGGAGCGGCTGCGGGCCTACCTGATCGCGGAGCGCAGCCGGGCGGGACCGGGCCAGGGCATGCAGCGCGCGGACCTGGACCGGCTGCTAAGGCGCGTCGAGCAGGAGCTGGGGCCATGA